Proteins encoded by one window of Sulfurospirillum barnesii SES-3:
- a CDS encoding heavy metal translocating P-type ATPase, which produces MQFSKEPQSCATTQESCCSRCQPIVAVHQHDAHEHHHDHGAHEHEHHHHHEHTDESLKEMLSSSQFYAFCVGAVLFVFALFMDESHPWMLATYIASFLLVGGEILYAALRNLFRGKLFDENFLMGLATVGAFSIGEYPEGVSVMLFFRIGEFFQDLAVARSRKSITKLMDIRPDFATLYTEDGEKRVEPNEVTLGSRILIKPGEKIPLDGIIIEGFSTLDTSALTGESLPKEVSKNDEVLSGSINKTGLLRVETTKLFADSTVSKILDLVQNASSKKAKTEQFITHFAKYYTPFVVISAALLAFVPPLLIEGAVFSEWFRRSLVFLVVSCPCALVVSIPLSFFGGIGGASRNGILVKGGNFLEALNGVDTVVFDKTGTLTKGIFSVTQIKAYAGHREEEVLRLAALAEMHSNHPIALSIKRAYNQPLNALINTYEELAGYGVRAVIEGKNVLVGNDKLLKEQGIAHEQANTSHNSVVYVALEDQFIGYLLIEDAPKEESKEAILALHALGIKEIIMLTGDTKETAHAVANTLGIAHVEAELLPHQKVEKLEEIMARKTGKGKTVFVGDGINDAPVLARADIGIAMGGVGSDAAIEAADVVIMTDEITKVATALKIAKKTHAIVWQNIIFALGVKGAILIMGAFGVATMWEAVFGDVGVALIAVLNATRVLTHK; this is translated from the coding sequence ATGCAGTTTTCTAAAGAACCCCAAAGTTGTGCCACAACACAGGAGAGTTGTTGTTCAAGATGCCAACCTATTGTTGCGGTACATCAGCACGATGCCCACGAGCATCACCATGACCACGGTGCTCACGAGCATGAGCATCATCACCACCATGAACACACCGATGAAAGCCTTAAAGAGATGCTAAGCTCATCACAATTTTATGCCTTTTGTGTGGGGGCTGTTTTATTTGTTTTTGCCCTTTTTATGGATGAGAGTCACCCATGGATGCTGGCAACTTACATCGCTAGTTTTCTTTTAGTCGGAGGTGAAATTCTCTACGCCGCACTTCGGAATCTTTTTAGAGGAAAACTCTTTGATGAAAACTTTTTAATGGGACTCGCCACGGTGGGTGCTTTTAGTATCGGCGAGTATCCTGAGGGTGTTTCGGTTATGCTTTTCTTCCGTATTGGTGAGTTTTTTCAAGATTTGGCAGTAGCCCGCTCACGCAAATCCATTACCAAACTGATGGATATTCGCCCTGATTTTGCCACCCTTTATACCGAAGATGGGGAGAAAAGAGTTGAGCCTAATGAGGTCACATTGGGAAGTCGTATTTTGATTAAACCAGGGGAAAAAATTCCTTTGGATGGGATCATTATAGAGGGGTTTTCTACACTCGACACCTCAGCCCTTACAGGAGAGTCTCTTCCCAAAGAGGTGAGCAAAAACGATGAAGTGCTCTCAGGAAGTATCAATAAAACAGGTCTTTTAAGAGTTGAGACGACCAAACTTTTTGCAGATTCTACGGTTTCCAAAATTCTTGATTTGGTACAAAATGCTAGCAGTAAAAAGGCTAAAACAGAGCAATTCATCACCCATTTTGCGAAATACTACACCCCCTTTGTTGTAATTTCAGCCGCATTGCTTGCTTTTGTCCCACCGCTTCTGATTGAAGGGGCTGTGTTTAGCGAGTGGTTTAGACGCTCTTTGGTCTTTTTGGTTGTCTCATGCCCTTGCGCATTAGTGGTTTCTATTCCTTTAAGCTTTTTTGGAGGCATTGGGGGTGCATCACGCAATGGTATTTTGGTCAAAGGTGGAAACTTTCTTGAAGCACTCAACGGGGTTGATACTGTAGTCTTTGATAAAACAGGAACGCTCACCAAAGGTATTTTTAGTGTCACACAGATTAAAGCGTATGCAGGGCATCGTGAAGAAGAGGTGCTTCGACTTGCAGCCCTTGCGGAGATGCACTCTAACCATCCCATCGCACTTTCCATTAAACGTGCGTACAATCAACCGCTTAATGCTCTCATCAACACCTACGAAGAGCTCGCAGGCTATGGGGTGAGAGCTGTGATTGAGGGTAAAAACGTCTTGGTCGGAAATGATAAACTTTTAAAAGAACAAGGTATTGCCCATGAGCAGGCAAACACATCGCACAACAGTGTGGTTTATGTTGCCTTAGAAGATCAGTTCATAGGGTATCTACTTATTGAGGATGCGCCCAAAGAGGAGAGTAAAGAGGCGATTTTAGCGCTTCATGCCCTTGGCATTAAAGAAATTATTATGCTCACAGGAGATACCAAAGAAACGGCACATGCTGTGGCAAACACACTGGGTATCGCACACGTAGAAGCGGAACTCTTACCGCATCAAAAAGTTGAAAAACTCGAAGAGATTATGGCGAGAAAAACAGGCAAAGGCAAAACCGTTTTTGTGGGTGATGGCATTAACGATGCCCCTGTTTTAGCACGTGCAGACATTGGCATTGCCATGGGAGGCGTTGGCTCAGATGCCGCCATTGAAGCGGCTGATGTGGTCATTATGACCGATGAAATCACCAAAGTGGCTACGGCTCTTAAAATTGCCAAAAAAACCCATGCCATTGTTTGGCAAAATATCATCTTTGCACTTGGGGTTAAAGGTGCAATCCTCATTATGGGTGCCTTTGGTGTTGCTACCATGTGGGAAGCGGTTTTTGGGGATGTGGGTGTTGCTTTGATTGCTGTTTTAAATGCTACACGGGTTCTCACCCACAAATAA
- a CDS encoding PAAR domain-containing protein: MPLAARITDFHTCPMVTPAIPPVPHVGGPIIGPGVATVLIGKLPAAVVGDQCVCVGPPDRIIQGSSTVFIGGKPAARMGDVTEHGGVIALGYPTVLIGG, encoded by the coding sequence ATGCCACTTGCTGCACGCATAACGGATTTTCACACCTGCCCAATGGTCACACCCGCCATTCCGCCCGTACCTCACGTCGGAGGTCCTATCATTGGACCTGGTGTGGCTACGGTACTCATTGGCAAACTGCCTGCTGCAGTGGTAGGTGACCAGTGTGTTTGCGTAGGACCTCCTGATAGAATTATTCAAGGTTCGTCTACTGTTTTTATTGGAGGCAAACCCGCAGCACGCATGGGGGATGTAACCGAACATGGTGGGGTAATTGCCCTAGGATACCCAACGGTTCTCATTGGAGGGTAG
- a CDS encoding TorD/DmsD family molecular chaperone — translation MINKESVNKARSLYYGFLSKMFVFTTSPERYKGLEEALSIMAQNPIDENSGEALKEIQLFLAQGGEEAFTQEYDDLFHNPSYKVVRNTASYYDEGVESGKKQLEVKNFLAKTKIRRDEKHFKENEDSVGFIFTFMHELIELIMHDQKEYETLQHCLFTEVVNPFIDEFIVKVYEHPMAKMYQSVAIVLNAFIAFERMYFEVAKPPLKEVERTQKPQPLEILSGAEARRRAENKAKKEADKAKKAVEV, via the coding sequence ATGATAAATAAAGAATCGGTTAATAAAGCCCGTTCACTCTACTATGGTTTTTTGAGTAAGATGTTTGTCTTCACCACCAGTCCAGAGCGTTACAAGGGGTTAGAAGAAGCCTTAAGCATCATGGCTCAAAATCCTATTGATGAGAATTCAGGCGAAGCACTGAAGGAGATTCAACTTTTTTTAGCCCAAGGTGGCGAAGAGGCATTTACTCAAGAATACGATGATCTTTTTCACAATCCTTCTTATAAAGTGGTGCGCAATACGGCTTCGTATTATGATGAGGGTGTTGAAAGTGGTAAGAAGCAATTAGAGGTTAAAAACTTTTTAGCCAAAACAAAAATCAGACGTGATGAGAAACATTTTAAAGAAAATGAAGACAGTGTGGGATTTATTTTTACGTTTATGCATGAATTAATTGAATTAATTATGCACGATCAAAAAGAGTACGAGACGCTTCAGCATTGTCTTTTTACAGAGGTTGTCAACCCGTTCATTGATGAGTTTATTGTAAAAGTGTATGAGCATCCTATGGCAAAAATGTATCAGTCTGTTGCCATTGTTCTTAATGCTTTTATTGCATTTGAGCGTATGTATTTTGAAGTAGCAAAACCACCTTTAAAAGAGGTTGAACGCACTCAAAAACCACAACCTTTAGAGATACTCTCAGGGGCAGAAGCCAGACGTAGGGCTGAAAACAAAGCTAAAAAAGAGGCAGATAAAGCCAAAAAAGCAGTAGAAGTCTAA
- a CDS encoding twin-arginine translocation signal domain-containing protein has translation MNESRRGFVKKAALAGAVTAVGVASLQASSSVTKGSNGVVVGKSKKKEITYTKTQAWEDYYKSAL, from the coding sequence ATGAATGAAAGCAGACGTGGCTTTGTTAAAAAAGCTGCTCTTGCAGGTGCTGTAACTGCCGTTGGCGTTGCAAGCTTGCAAGCGAGTTCATCCGTTACAAAGGGATCCAATGGCGTTGTTGTAGGCAAATCGAAAAAGAAAGAGATTACCTACACAAAAACACAAGCATGGGAAGATTATTACAAATCTGCTCTATAA
- a CDS encoding ArsR/SmtB family transcription factor → MGDEFCSCDILHENLIEIVKKKMPQEEKLYDLAELFKVFGDTTRVKIISALFEAELCVCDIAELLGMSQSAISHQLRVLRQARLVKHRKEGKVVFYSLDDDHIKSIFNQGLEHILEPRGFDHAVF, encoded by the coding sequence ATGGGTGATGAATTTTGCAGTTGTGACATTTTGCATGAAAACCTCATTGAAATTGTGAAGAAAAAAATGCCTCAAGAAGAGAAACTGTACGATTTGGCGGAACTTTTTAAGGTCTTTGGTGATACCACACGGGTTAAAATTATCTCCGCTCTTTTTGAAGCAGAACTCTGCGTGTGCGATATTGCCGAGCTTTTAGGCATGAGTCAATCTGCCATTTCGCATCAATTGCGTGTGCTTCGTCAAGCACGGCTTGTCAAACACCGCAAAGAGGGAAAAGTTGTTTTTTACTCTCTCGATGATGACCACATTAAAAGTATTTTTAATCAAGGACTAGAACATATATTAGAACCACGAGGATTTGACCATGCAGTTTTCTAA